A part of Chanos chanos chromosome 9, fChaCha1.1, whole genome shotgun sequence genomic DNA contains:
- the ptprc gene encoding receptor-type tyrosine-protein phosphatase C, translated as MHVILPLLHAAPASSTLPTPTPSTKTDNDKAVLGILGFLIIVTSVALFFVLFKIYNLRKSRACSYLLPDPLLTVEPITADNLLDTYKKKIADEGRLFLAEFQSIPRIFSNYTIKEAKKQENQPKNRYVDILPYDYNRVQLSPGGGHDYINASFIDGYKEPKKYIAAQGPKDETVGDFWRMVWEQQASIIVMVTRCEEGNRNKCAQYWPSMDRETEIFDDFVVKIKKEDSCPDYIIRHLTITNRKEKSAEREVTHIQFTSWPDHGVPGEPHLLLKLRRRVNSFNNFFSGPIVVHCSAGVGRTGTYIGIDAMMESLESENRVDIYGYVVKLRRQRCLMVQVEAQYILIHQALIEYNQFGETEVCLSELHSTLNRLRQKDSESEPSCLLEAEFQRLPKYKNWRTFNTGSNEENKKKNRSSTIIPYDYNRVLVKIEEDPTQDSEQEDEDDYSSDEDDEDSTKYINASFIDGYWCPRGLIAAQGPLADTVEDFLQMVYQKRVKTIVMLSECTEDGKEFCSQYWDDEKKTFGEMEVTTKECETAPTHVRRHLELRHAKRKEVVEVEQYQFLKWSGRDLPEKTQDLTDMIKNIKQKGGYGNSKSGRSNPIVVHCNDGSSRSGVFCALWNIMDSAETEKLIDVFQAAKSLRRERQGMLTTYEEYEFLYQAIEAVFPVQNGDAKLPTASAQDTVQIVSEVSKEATESTASNTNAVQQEEPAATSETGEKEDSENSTPAAEEKKADADSDAAKTSESAEGSSENKTPGSSENTTNGPTVTVEI; from the exons ATGCATGTGATTTTACCTCTCCTGCACGCAGCACCTGCATCATCCACCTTGCCCACACCCACTCCCAGCAcgaaaacag ACAATGATAAAGCCGTGTTGGGGATTCTGGGTTTTCTAATCATCGTCACATCAGTCGCCCTCTTCTTCGTTCTCTTCAAAATCTACAATCTGCGCAAGTCAAGGGCATG CTCTTATCTCCTCCCAGACCCGCTACTCACAGTGGAACCCATCACAGCCGACAATCTGCTGGATACCTACAAGAAGAAAATCGCTGATGAAGGTCGACTTTTCCTGGCCGAATTTCAG agcATACCAAGAATTTTCAGCAACTATACCATCAAAGAGGCGAAAAAACAAGAGAATCAGCCCAAAAATCGCTACGTGGATATTCTGCCCT ACGATTATAACCGTGTTCAACTGTCTCCCGGAGGTGGACACGACTATATCAACGCAAGTTTCATTGAT GGGTACAAGGAGCCCAAGAAATACATCGCTGCCCAAG GACCCAAAGATGAAACCGTCGGAGATTTCTGGAGAATGGTGTGGGAGCAACAGGCCTCTATCATCGTCATGGTTACGCGTTGCGAGGAGGGAAACAGG AACAAATGTGCCCAGTACTGGCCGTCcatggacagagagactgagatatttgatgattttgtcgtgaagattaaaaaagaagatAGCTGCCCAGATTACATCATCCGTCACCTGACCATAACCAAC CGGAAGGAAAAATCAGCGGAGAGAGAGGTCACTCATATCCAGTTCACCAGCTGGCCCGATCACGGGGTACCCGGGGAACCCCACCTTCTCCTCAAACTGCGTCGCCGGGTCAATTCATTCAATAACTTCTTCAGCGGACCAATCGTGGTACACTGCAG TGCTGGGGTGGGCCGTACGGGCACGTACATTGGTATTGACGCTATGATGGAGAGTCTAgagtcagagaacagagtggATATCTACGGATACGTGGTCAAGCTCCGTCGGCAACGATGCCTCATGGTCCAAGTTGAG GCTCAGTACATCCTGATCCACCAGGCTCTGATTGAGTATAACCagtttggagagacagaggtttgCCTGTCAGAGTTACACTCCACCCTCAACAGACTCAGACAGAAGGATTCTGAAAGCGAACCTAGCTGTCTTCTGGAGGCTGAATTTCAG agaCTTCCAAAGTACAAGAACTGGAGAACATTCAACACAGGCAGCAACGaggagaataaaaagaaaaaccgtTCCTCCACAATCATTCCAT atGATTACAACAGAGTACTGGTCAAAATAGAGGAGGACCCAACCCAAGACAGTGAACAGGAAGACGAGGATGACTATTCCTCTGATGAAGATGACGAGGACTCCACCAAATACATCAACGCCTCTTTTATCGAT GGTTATTGGTGTCCAAGGGGTCTCATTGCAGCTCAGGGCCCTCTTGCAGACACTGTTGAAGACTTTCTGCAAATGGTCTATCAGAAAAGAGTTAAAACTATCGTCATGCTATCGGAATGCACTGAGGACGGCAAA gagttCTGCTCTCAGTACTGGGATGACGAGAAGAAAACATTTGGGGAAATGGAGGTTACGACGAAAGAGTGTGAAACCGCCCCAACACATGTCAGACGCCACCTCGAGCTACGTCATGCCAAG AGGAAAGAAGTTGTGGAGGTGGAACAGTATCAGTTTCTGAAGTGGTCTGGACGGGACCTTCCAGAAAAAACCCAGGACTTGACTGACATGATAAAGAATATCAAACAAAAAGGTGGCTATGGAAACAGCAAAAGTGGGAGGAGCAATCCCATCGTGGTTCACTGCAA CGATGGGTCTTCCCGTTCCGGAGTGTTCTGTGCGCTGTGGAACATTATGGAcagtgcagagacagagaaactgatcGATGTGTTCCAGGCGGCGAAATCCTTGCGCCGGGAAAGACAAGGAATGCTAACCACTTAT GAGGAGTATGAGTTCCTATACCAGGCGATAGAAGCTGTTTTCCCGGTGCAGAATGGAGACGCCAAATTGCCTACTGCCTCAGCCCAGGACACCGTACAGATTGTCAGTGAAGTGTCAAAAGAAGCCACAGAGTCGACTGCTAGCAATACCAATGCCGTCCAGCAGGAGGAGCCAGCCGCAACATCAGAGACGGGCGAAAAAGAGGATTCGGAGAACAGCACACCAGCAGCTGAGGAGAAGAAAGCAGACGCTGATTCGGATGCAGCTAAAACCTCCGAgtcagcagagggcagcagCGAGAACAAAACCCCAGGCTCATCTGAGAACACCACTAATGGTCCAACTGTTACAGTGGAAATCTAA